From Microcoleus sp. bin38.metabat.b11b12b14.051, one genomic window encodes:
- a CDS encoding AAA family ATPase, with protein MIPIQLTLKNFLSYREAALDFRGLHTACICGPNGAGKSSLLEAIAWSLWGCCRSDTEDDIIHIGETDVRVDFTFSTGGQIYRVIRNRRRGQSGSLEFQVSLNSAPTQDQLSFRTLTDKGLRNTQQKILEHIKLDYDTFINSAYLRQGRADEFMLKKPIERKQVLANLLKLDRYDTLSEQAKEKSREFKTKVEVLKHGLQTTQEQLQQTEAIASEQTQLQQATDLLSSQQQADSTELQQLQLQHHNRQTWQKLLSGHQQHHYNISQECRRLQQELGAAKQQQNELQALLAQENEITAGIAYFHNLQGTEESLGEKFKSDQQAQNQRQKLQEQQRQELSILQNKIQQLQAQLDVLEQDEKDVLEILKQQPEVDKGLAQLQSARSRLNELEQLQLQVSPLIQQQQQIQTKLDRAQAGLTARLAEIERQLQGQQQQRQPQLQQEISVIANQILQLENKRVYQERVREKGQERHSFLENLQAKSRDYQTRLAEIDQKLQLLRKNEGETSASEGKSANFAETHQAHSPLMVRDANFGNCPLCDRPLDEHYWNLVVAKHHSQQQEIWNQLWVVREQLAVSEREIQVLRHEYRELEQELAPYQELRERRSHLQAQLDGLGQDENRLQSMRQDAGEIERLLSAGEYAADEWRELQQIQQQLQLLDYSDRSHSLARSDEKRLRWAEIKQAQIKDAQQRLLKINSRRPDLQAQLSAVQQQFEQQKNSSPIQQQILSLDRYIAEVGYNLEQHEHVRSEMRKTQFWIARAEKLISATQQYPQVQQRVDEIANSIAVRDRDLQAVTAQISAMNHQLQEHPDPAARISAVEQEMGRRRQQLDQHLGSLGRLQQQQQNLEALQVQLGVQKEQMQVAKRQYKVYQELGQAFGKNGIQALMIENVLPQLEAETNQVLSRLSANQLHVQFITQRAAASKKATKLIDTLDILIADARGTRPYETYSGGEAFRINFAIRLALARLLSQRAGTALQMLIIDEGFGTQDAEGCDRLIAAINAIASDFACILTVTHMPHLKEAFQARIEVTKTARGSGLSLSI; from the coding sequence ATGATTCCTATACAACTGACACTCAAAAATTTTCTGAGCTATCGGGAAGCTGCTTTAGACTTTCGCGGACTTCACACAGCTTGCATTTGCGGGCCTAACGGTGCTGGTAAATCCTCTCTCTTAGAAGCGATCGCCTGGTCACTTTGGGGCTGTTGTCGCAGCGATACAGAAGACGATATTATCCATATCGGCGAAACTGATGTGCGCGTTGATTTCACTTTTTCCACGGGTGGCCAAATCTACCGCGTGATTCGCAACCGCCGCCGCGGACAATCGGGAAGTTTGGAATTTCAAGTCAGCTTGAATTCGGCCCCAACTCAGGATCAACTGAGTTTTCGGACGCTCACGGACAAGGGGCTGAGAAATACTCAGCAGAAAATCCTCGAACATATCAAACTAGATTACGATACTTTTATTAACTCCGCCTATTTGCGGCAGGGGCGGGCTGATGAGTTTATGCTCAAAAAGCCGATCGAACGCAAGCAAGTTTTAGCCAACCTGCTCAAACTCGATCGATACGATACTTTATCCGAACAAGCCAAGGAAAAGTCGAGAGAATTTAAAACCAAAGTCGAAGTCCTCAAACACGGCTTGCAGACAACCCAAGAGCAACTGCAACAAACCGAAGCAATCGCCTCGGAACAAACTCAATTGCAGCAAGCCACCGATTTGCTCTCTTCACAGCAGCAAGCCGACAGCACCGAGTTGCAGCAACTGCAACTCCAACACCACAACCGCCAAACTTGGCAAAAACTCCTCTCCGGCCACCAACAACACCACTACAATATCTCTCAAGAATGCCGCCGCTTGCAGCAAGAACTCGGCGCCGCCAAGCAGCAGCAAAACGAACTGCAAGCCCTGCTCGCCCAAGAAAATGAAATAACAGCAGGAATTGCTTATTTCCACAACTTGCAAGGTACAGAAGAGAGTCTGGGCGAGAAATTTAAATCTGACCAACAAGCCCAAAATCAGCGCCAAAAATTACAAGAACAGCAACGGCAAGAATTGAGCATTTTGCAAAACAAAATTCAGCAGTTGCAAGCTCAATTAGATGTCTTAGAACAAGATGAAAAAGATGTTCTAGAGATTCTCAAACAGCAGCCGGAGGTTGACAAAGGACTCGCGCAGTTGCAATCTGCCCGATCGCGCCTCAACGAGTTAGAGCAACTGCAACTGCAAGTTTCGCCGCTGATCCAACAGCAGCAGCAGATCCAAACAAAGCTCGATCGCGCCCAAGCCGGTTTAACCGCCCGCTTAGCTGAGATCGAGCGACAGTTGCAAGGCCAACAACAGCAGCGCCAACCCCAATTGCAGCAGGAAATCTCGGTCATCGCCAATCAAATTTTGCAGTTAGAAAACAAGCGAGTTTACCAGGAACGAGTTCGCGAAAAAGGCCAAGAAAGGCACAGCTTTCTGGAAAACCTGCAAGCCAAAAGCCGCGACTATCAAACCCGACTCGCTGAAATCGACCAAAAATTGCAACTGTTGCGTAAAAACGAAGGAGAAACTAGCGCCAGTGAAGGTAAATCTGCCAATTTTGCGGAAACTCACCAAGCACATTCGCCTTTAATGGTGCGGGATGCAAATTTTGGGAATTGTCCTTTGTGCGATCGACCTTTAGACGAACATTACTGGAATTTGGTAGTCGCCAAACACCACTCCCAACAGCAGGAAATTTGGAACCAACTGTGGGTAGTGCGGGAACAATTGGCCGTCTCCGAGCGCGAAATTCAAGTGCTCAGACATGAATACCGCGAACTAGAACAGGAATTAGCACCCTATCAAGAATTGCGGGAACGCCGCAGCCATTTACAAGCACAATTGGATGGCCTGGGCCAAGACGAAAACCGCTTGCAAAGTATGCGTCAAGATGCGGGGGAAATCGAGCGGTTGCTAAGCGCCGGCGAGTATGCAGCCGATGAGTGGCGCGAACTCCAGCAAATCCAGCAGCAACTGCAACTGCTCGATTACAGCGATCGCAGTCACTCGCTCGCCCGCAGCGATGAAAAGCGCTTGCGGTGGGCGGAAATTAAACAAGCTCAAATCAAAGACGCTCAACAAAGACTGCTGAAAATTAACAGCCGCCGCCCGGATTTGCAAGCTCAATTGAGCGCCGTACAACAACAGTTTGAACAGCAAAAAAATAGCTCCCCAATCCAGCAGCAAATTCTGTCTTTAGATAGATACATTGCGGAAGTTGGCTATAACTTGGAACAGCACGAACACGTCCGCAGCGAAATGCGTAAAACGCAATTTTGGATCGCCCGCGCCGAAAAACTGATCTCGGCAACTCAGCAGTACCCGCAAGTGCAGCAGCGGGTTGATGAAATCGCAAATTCGATCGCCGTGCGCGATCGCGATTTGCAAGCTGTTACCGCTCAAATCAGTGCGATGAACCACCAGTTACAAGAACATCCCGATCCCGCCGCTCGCATCAGCGCTGTAGAACAAGAAATGGGCCGCCGCCGCCAGCAACTAGACCAGCATTTGGGAAGTCTGGGAAGGCTCCAGCAACAGCAGCAAAATCTGGAAGCTTTGCAGGTTCAGCTCGGAGTTCAAAAAGAGCAAATGCAGGTTGCTAAACGCCAATACAAAGTTTATCAAGAGTTGGGTCAAGCCTTTGGCAAAAACGGCATTCAAGCTTTGATGATTGAAAATGTTTTGCCTCAACTAGAAGCTGAAACTAATCAGGTATTGTCGAGATTGAGCGCCAATCAGTTGCACGTGCAATTTATTACTCAGCGGGCGGCTGCTTCAAAAAAAGCCACTAAATTGATTGACACTTTAGACATTTTAATTGCTGATGCTCGCGGTACTCGCCCCTACGAAACTTACTCTGGCGGCGAAGCTTTTCGGATTAATTTTGCGATTCGGCTGGCGCTGGCGAGATTGCTGTCTCAGCGGGCGGGTACGGCTTTGCAAATGTTGATTATTGATGAGGGATTCGGTACTCAGGATGCTGAAGGGTGCGATCGCCTGATTGCTGCAATTAATGCGATCGCCTCCGACTTCGCCTGCATTCTCACTGTCACCCATATGCCGCACCTCAAAGAAGCTTTTCAAGCCAGAATTGAAGTCACCAAAACTGCTCGGGGTTCGGGGCTGAGCTTGTCAATTTAA
- the ribD gene encoding bifunctional diaminohydroxyphosphoribosylaminopyrimidine deaminase/5-amino-6-(5-phosphoribosylamino)uracil reductase RibD, protein METYPADAKAIASLAKPQQQGTKQLDNSEIQEFDRAMMRRCIELARRALGKTAPNPLVGAVVVRDGKIVGEGFHPGAGQPHAEVFALREAGELAAGATVYVNLEPCNHYGRTPPCSEALVNAKVAKVVAGMVDPNPLVAGTGLARLREAGIEVVAGVEGEACQKLNEAFVHRILYRRPFGILKYAMTLDGKIATSSGHSAWVTGQEARSEVHVVRVGCDAVIVGGNTVRMDNPLLTSHQPDRNNPLRVVMSRTLDLPKSAWLWETSSAATLVLTEPGANPEFQEFLMAKGVEVVELSPLTPTNVMAYLYDRGFLSVLWECGGTLAAKAIAEGAVQKIMAFIAPKIVGGREAPTPVGDLGFSAMTDALTLERVSWRAVGADCVVEGYFKIKD, encoded by the coding sequence ATGGAAACTTATCCGGCGGACGCTAAGGCGATCGCCAGCTTAGCAAAGCCACAGCAGCAAGGTACAAAACAACTGGACAACAGCGAAATTCAAGAGTTCGATCGAGCCATGATGCGCCGCTGCATAGAATTGGCCCGCCGCGCCCTCGGCAAAACCGCACCCAACCCCCTCGTAGGTGCCGTAGTTGTCAGAGACGGCAAGATTGTCGGCGAAGGGTTTCACCCCGGTGCCGGTCAACCTCACGCCGAAGTGTTTGCGCTCCGTGAAGCCGGGGAACTCGCCGCCGGAGCGACAGTTTATGTCAATCTGGAACCCTGCAACCACTACGGGCGGACTCCTCCCTGTTCCGAAGCTTTAGTTAATGCCAAGGTGGCAAAAGTAGTGGCTGGGATGGTCGATCCGAATCCGTTGGTAGCGGGAACTGGGCTGGCCCGGTTGCGGGAAGCGGGGATAGAAGTGGTGGCGGGAGTGGAAGGAGAAGCTTGTCAAAAACTCAACGAGGCTTTCGTACACCGCATTTTGTACCGGCGACCTTTTGGAATTTTGAAATATGCGATGACTTTGGACGGTAAAATTGCTACCAGTAGCGGTCACAGCGCTTGGGTGACGGGCCAGGAGGCTCGCAGCGAGGTACACGTGGTGCGCGTCGGCTGCGATGCGGTGATTGTTGGCGGAAATACGGTGCGTATGGACAATCCCCTATTGACTAGCCACCAGCCTGACAGAAATAATCCTCTGCGGGTGGTGATGAGCCGCACTCTGGATTTGCCGAAGTCGGCTTGGTTGTGGGAAACCTCCTCGGCTGCTACTTTGGTGCTGACTGAGCCTGGGGCTAACCCGGAATTTCAGGAGTTTTTGATGGCTAAAGGGGTGGAAGTTGTGGAGTTGTCGCCGCTGACGCCGACTAATGTGATGGCTTATTTGTACGATCGAGGTTTTCTTTCTGTACTGTGGGAGTGCGGCGGCACTTTGGCGGCCAAGGCAATTGCTGAGGGTGCAGTCCAAAAAATTATGGCTTTTATTGCTCCTAAAATTGTGGGCGGGCGAGAAGCTCCTACTCCTGTGGGAGATTTGGGTTTTTCGGCAATGACTGATGCTTTGACTTTAGAGCGGGTTTCTTGGCGCGCGGTGGGTGCAGATTGTGTGGTGGAAGGCTATTTTAAAATTAAAGATTGA
- a CDS encoding FAD-binding domain-containing protein, with protein sequence MSQDMQREFASREELIAYVRQQFPEAAARDSNVPATAGGRKAAETVLQQIDPSQYASTRNFLNGAVTRLSPYLRYGVLSLAEVRDAVLAKVRHPEDAVKLVNELGWRDYWQRLYAEFGNGIWSDREPYKTGYTAKDYSETLPQDVVEGTTGLVCIDSFSRQLQETGYLHNHQRMWMAAYLVHWRRVRWQAGARWFLQHLLDGDPASNNLSWQWVASTFSHKPYFFNRENLERYTKRVYCRDCPFYGQCDFEGSYEYLESKLFPNGEKVDRTGGSKSWQRPQKGRKN encoded by the coding sequence ATGAGTCAGGATATGCAGCGGGAATTTGCCAGTCGCGAGGAATTAATAGCCTACGTGCGCCAACAGTTCCCCGAAGCCGCCGCCCGAGATAGCAACGTACCCGCAACCGCAGGCGGGCGCAAAGCAGCCGAGACAGTGCTGCAACAAATTGACCCCAGCCAATACGCCTCCACCCGCAATTTCCTCAACGGTGCCGTAACCCGCTTGTCGCCCTATTTACGTTACGGCGTTTTGAGTCTTGCAGAAGTACGCGATGCCGTGCTAGCCAAGGTGCGGCATCCAGAAGATGCTGTCAAACTCGTCAACGAGTTGGGTTGGCGGGATTACTGGCAACGACTGTACGCCGAATTTGGCAATGGAATTTGGAGCGATCGCGAACCCTACAAAACTGGTTACACTGCTAAAGATTACAGCGAAACTCTGCCGCAGGATGTAGTCGAAGGCACTACTGGTTTAGTTTGCATCGACAGTTTCAGCCGCCAGTTGCAGGAAACAGGTTATTTGCACAACCACCAGCGGATGTGGATGGCTGCTTATCTGGTACACTGGCGGCGCGTGCGGTGGCAAGCCGGAGCTCGCTGGTTTTTGCAACACTTGCTAGACGGAGATCCAGCCAGCAACAATCTTTCTTGGCAGTGGGTAGCCAGCACTTTTAGTCACAAACCTTATTTTTTCAATCGGGAAAATCTGGAGCGTTATACTAAGCGGGTGTATTGTCGCGATTGTCCTTTTTACGGACAATGCGATTTTGAGGGAAGTTACGAATATTTGGAGAGCAAGTTGTTTCCGAATGGGGAAAAGGTCGATCGTACCGGCGGTTCTAAAAGTTGGCAACGCCCTCAAAAGGGAAGGAAAAATTAA
- a CDS encoding cyclic nucleotide-binding domain-containing protein — translation MSKVLVILGELSDRDIDWMLANGTRTKVPPGTTLIVEGQPLDALYIVLDGTLSVSVSSLGNKEIGKIICGEVLGEMSFVDGRLPSASVTVIEESLILSIPRRLLTEKLEQDVLFSLRFYRAITKFLSSRLRGTVRRFGEDTDYLIYQDPDDERAIGLNNMESPDLAQSRFQWLLQRLKGS, via the coding sequence ATGAGCAAAGTTCTAGTAATCTTAGGCGAATTGAGCGATCGCGACATCGATTGGATGCTCGCCAACGGCACCCGCACCAAAGTTCCCCCCGGCACCACCTTGATCGTCGAAGGTCAACCCTTAGACGCCCTTTACATAGTTCTGGATGGAACTTTGAGCGTTTCTGTATCATCTTTGGGCAACAAAGAAATTGGCAAAATTATCTGCGGGGAAGTGTTGGGCGAAATGTCTTTTGTAGACGGGAGGCTTCCTTCTGCTAGCGTTACGGTGATCGAAGAGTCGCTGATTCTGTCAATTCCCAGGCGGCTGCTGACGGAAAAACTCGAGCAAGACGTGCTGTTTTCCCTGCGGTTTTACCGCGCGATTACTAAATTTCTGTCATCGAGGCTGCGGGGTACTGTCAGGCGTTTCGGCGAAGATACTGATTATTTAATATACCAAGACCCTGACGACGAGCGGGCGATCGGGCTAAATAATATGGAAAGTCCAGATTTAGCTCAATCTAGGTTTCAATGGCTGTTGCAGCGTTTGAAGGGCAGTTGA
- a CDS encoding PatA/PatG family cyanobactin maturation protease, whose product MPDLTELPGIRELWTKTQGDSQICVAVLDGLVDRVHPCFEGANLTRLPTLVKGEAQVSGAMSLHGTHVASIIFGQHRRSEVRGIAPQCRGLVVPIFADDRLKLAQLDLSRAIEQAVNAGAHVINISGGQLTEIGEAEGLLAKAVQLCQERNVLIVAAAGNDGCECLHVPASLPAVLAVGAMDDLGLPIDFSNWGETYQNQGILAPGENILGAKPGGGTVRLSGTSFATPIVSGVVALLLSLQIQAGETPDPGKVRDAILKSALPCDADLPESDRRCLAGKLNILGATYYLLQGGKMSEELEGVEAAGCGCDGTIDLGSGVSEQVPESLNQAPELSNLELFTSAASAEVSPSIPAATAAETSLPRPINSSSAGNSFMSNNRPTGIAASQAPSDLEDSQLVYALGTLGYDFGSEARRDSFKQLMPAYEIENTAVPSNPYDARQMADYLEQNPSEAKALIWTLNLELTPVYAIEPVGAFGRDVYGILQEFLAGQVEAEESENYVERVTIPGVLSGRTVKLFSGQVVPVIEPHNTRGMYSWKVNTLVTAALETVRTTATEATEETMRRTLGSFLNRIYYDLRNLGTTSQDRALNFAATNAFQAASTFAEAVATGMELDSITVEKSPFCRLDSDCWDVKLKFFDPENSRRAKKVYRFTIDVSDIIPVTLGEVRSWSTPY is encoded by the coding sequence ATGCCCGACTTAACAGAGCTACCAGGTATCCGAGAGCTGTGGACAAAAACTCAAGGAGATTCGCAGATTTGCGTAGCAGTCCTTGATGGGTTAGTTGACCGGGTTCACCCCTGTTTTGAGGGAGCAAATCTGACGCGGCTGCCAACCTTGGTCAAGGGGGAAGCACAAGTCTCAGGTGCCATGTCGCTGCATGGCACGCACGTTGCCAGCATCATTTTTGGTCAGCACAGAAGATCTGAGGTACGTGGCATAGCGCCGCAATGTCGGGGCTTAGTTGTTCCGATTTTTGCGGACGATCGCCTGAAACTGGCTCAACTCGATCTATCTCGGGCGATCGAGCAAGCCGTCAATGCAGGAGCTCACGTCATCAACATCAGTGGCGGTCAACTGACGGAAATAGGTGAAGCCGAAGGCTTGCTGGCAAAGGCGGTGCAACTGTGCCAAGAACGCAATGTTTTAATTGTGGCCGCAGCGGGCAACGACGGCTGCGAATGCTTGCACGTTCCGGCCTCACTTCCGGCTGTCTTGGCAGTAGGGGCAATGGACGATCTGGGCTTGCCGATCGACTTTAGCAACTGGGGTGAAACCTACCAAAATCAAGGCATTCTGGCACCAGGAGAAAATATCTTGGGGGCCAAACCAGGAGGAGGCACAGTCAGGTTGAGCGGTACCAGTTTTGCAACACCGATTGTATCTGGAGTTGTGGCTTTGCTGCTCAGCTTGCAAATTCAGGCGGGAGAAACGCCCGATCCTGGAAAAGTACGAGATGCCATTTTAAAGAGTGCCTTACCTTGCGATGCAGATCTACCAGAGAGCGATCGCCGCTGTTTGGCTGGAAAGCTCAACATTCTGGGCGCAACTTATTATTTACTTCAAGGAGGAAAGATGTCCGAGGAATTAGAAGGAGTTGAAGCAGCAGGCTGCGGCTGCGACGGAACTATTGATCTGGGCTCGGGGGTTTCTGAGCAAGTGCCGGAATCTCTCAACCAAGCGCCCGAACTTTCAAACTTAGAACTCTTTACTTCAGCGGCTTCAGCAGAAGTAAGCCCCTCTATACCAGCAGCTACAGCAGCAGAAACTTCTTTGCCCCGCCCAATCAATTCATCTAGTGCAGGAAACTCTTTTATGTCCAACAACAGACCCACCGGCATCGCAGCCAGCCAAGCACCCAGCGATTTGGAAGATTCCCAACTCGTCTACGCCTTGGGAACCCTAGGCTACGACTTCGGCAGCGAAGCAAGGCGCGACTCGTTTAAGCAACTCATGCCTGCCTATGAAATTGAGAATACCGCAGTGCCGTCCAACCCCTACGACGCCCGTCAAATGGCGGACTATCTGGAACAAAACCCATCGGAAGCAAAAGCTTTAATTTGGACGCTTAACCTGGAATTAACGCCGGTTTACGCCATTGAGCCGGTCGGAGCTTTTGGCCGCGATGTCTACGGGATTTTGCAAGAATTTTTGGCGGGTCAGGTAGAGGCGGAAGAGAGCGAAAATTATGTAGAACGAGTCACCATTCCAGGGGTACTCAGCGGCAGAACTGTGAAACTTTTCTCAGGACAAGTGGTGCCGGTGATTGAGCCGCACAACACGCGAGGAATGTACAGTTGGAAAGTAAATACCCTCGTCACGGCTGCTTTAGAAACGGTACGGACTACCGCAACAGAAGCAACTGAAGAAACGATGCGGCGCACCCTCGGCAGCTTCCTCAACCGCATTTACTACGATTTGCGGAACTTGGGAACCACTTCGCAAGACCGGGCGCTCAACTTTGCAGCTACTAACGCTTTCCAAGCCGCTTCTACCTTCGCTGAAGCAGTCGCGACAGGCATGGAACTCGACAGCATCACAGTAGAAAAAAGCCCGTTCTGCCGACTTGATAGCGATTGCTGGGATGTGAAATTGAAGTTCTTTGACCCAGAAAACAGCCGCCGAGCTAAGAAAGTTTACCGCTTTACAATTGATGTGAGCGACATTATCCCAGTGACGTTGGGCGAAGTGCGTTCTTGGTCTACTCCTTACTAA
- a CDS encoding anacyclamide/piricyclamide family prenylated cyclic peptide, whose protein sequence is MKKKSLRPIQTAPVARDTTATTSASGGGTMTASTMMEIGIYPFAGDDAE, encoded by the coding sequence ATGAAGAAGAAATCTTTGCGCCCCATTCAAACTGCCCCTGTTGCCAGGGACACCACTGCCACCACTTCGGCTTCTGGCGGCGGCACCATGACGGCATCGACGATGATGGAGATAGGGATATATCCTTTTGCGGGCGACGACGCGGAGTAA
- a CDS encoding cyanobactin biosynthesis system PatB/AcyB/McaB family protein, producing MKLPKLSAPVKRPELIHPYHSVDVVNGRSEDLVDIRIDLMHGANYNDPAAFAYRSYQQLKTSGCGCWGGRR from the coding sequence ATGAAGCTGCCGAAATTATCAGCACCTGTGAAAAGACCGGAACTCATTCACCCCTACCATTCTGTGGATGTTGTGAACGGCCGGTCAGAAGATTTGGTTGACATTCGCATCGATTTGATGCACGGGGCAAATTACAATGACCCAGCAGCTTTTGCTTACCGCAGTTATCAGCAGCTTAAAACTTCTGGTTGTGGCTGCTGGGGCGGCAGGCGGTAA
- a CDS encoding LamG-like jellyroll fold domain-containing protein produces the protein MTNLLKNNRPVLTFDGVKSYVAIPHISCELGNNFTVEAWVKTKTNKGVQRVFSEHPAWGFGLFNNQLRFTVYKRKNYNTTSAKLVAGTWFHLALVFEANSKLHFYVNSELVQTLDGKRRKKSSSISWLIGTKNPQGAECWKGQLSEIQIWNKCRSQAEIQADMSRCLAGNEPGLAGYWPFNEGTANTVCDKTQNANHGTIHGATWEFSEIPAISEVIATQEIVTMTNTNAVQERLQTVLNFDGIDDKIDVDYAKEINPTTFTAEMWVMFIGGDGYRSVLTSRDGSDVNGCKGYLFYATPDMKWEFWLGSGEVGASWTVLGGPSIEINVWVHLAGVYDQKSQTAHFYVNGQEASKQENVKFKANTKRPLRIGAGNTEQPGYGDYLFNGKISEVRVWNKVRTAKEIQSKLVHRLKGDEPGLVGYWSLSEGSGTLAREKAKKPQNGKIYGDAVWSQSLMPIIDAPDAKDRLLNSTGLEDYGYWWKKLSEAQADRPKVPFRRGRIWS, from the coding sequence ATGACGAATCTCCTAAAGAACAACCGACCAGTTCTGACCTTTGACGGGGTAAAGAGTTATGTTGCCATCCCCCATATTTCCTGCGAACTAGGCAACAACTTTACCGTAGAAGCTTGGGTGAAAACTAAAACAAATAAGGGGGTGCAAAGAGTATTTTCGGAGCATCCAGCTTGGGGTTTTGGTTTATTTAACAACCAGCTTCGGTTCACGGTTTATAAGAGGAAAAATTACAACACTACCTCAGCTAAGCTTGTAGCAGGCACTTGGTTTCATCTAGCGCTAGTATTTGAAGCTAACAGCAAGCTACATTTTTATGTAAATAGTGAACTCGTGCAGACTTTGGATGGCAAACGCCGGAAAAAATCTAGCAGCATTAGTTGGTTGATTGGCACGAAAAATCCTCAAGGTGCAGAATGCTGGAAGGGTCAACTTTCGGAAATCCAAATTTGGAATAAATGCCGCAGTCAGGCAGAAATTCAAGCGGATATGTCTCGCTGTTTGGCAGGAAATGAACCGGGACTAGCTGGCTATTGGCCTTTCAATGAAGGTACGGCCAATACAGTTTGCGACAAGACTCAAAATGCTAATCACGGGACAATTCACGGGGCGACTTGGGAGTTTTCAGAAATTCCTGCGATATCAGAAGTAATTGCAACACAGGAGATAGTTACTATGACGAATACGAATGCTGTGCAAGAACGTTTGCAAACAGTGCTTAATTTTGACGGCATTGATGACAAGATTGATGTTGATTATGCCAAGGAAATCAATCCCACTACGTTCACCGCTGAAATGTGGGTGATGTTCATTGGAGGCGACGGATACCGATCGGTATTGACTTCGCGGGATGGCTCTGATGTGAATGGTTGCAAGGGCTATTTGTTCTACGCAACTCCCGATATGAAATGGGAGTTTTGGCTGGGTAGCGGTGAAGTGGGAGCGAGTTGGACTGTGTTGGGTGGGCCGAGTATTGAGATTAATGTTTGGGTACATTTGGCGGGGGTTTACGATCAAAAATCTCAAACTGCTCATTTCTATGTCAACGGGCAAGAAGCGAGCAAGCAAGAGAATGTCAAGTTTAAAGCAAATACTAAACGTCCCCTCCGCATTGGTGCGGGGAACACAGAACAACCGGGTTACGGAGATTATTTATTTAATGGTAAAATCTCTGAGGTTCGTGTGTGGAATAAAGTGCGGACGGCTAAGGAAATTCAATCGAAGTTAGTTCACCGTTTAAAGGGAGATGAACCAGGGTTAGTAGGCTACTGGTCGCTATCGGAAGGGTCGGGGACTTTGGCGCGAGAGAAGGCGAAAAAACCTCAAAATGGCAAGATTTACGGAGATGCAGTTTGGAGTCAGTCGTTAATGCCAATTATTGACGCACCCGACGCGAAAGACCGATTGTTAAATTCGACGGGTTTGGAAGATTACGGTTACTGGTGGAAGAAGTTGTCTGAGGCACAAGCTGATAGGCCAAAAGTACCTTTCCGTCGGGGTCGGATTTGGTCTTAA